A window of the Glaciimonas sp. CA11.2 genome harbors these coding sequences:
- a CDS encoding LysR substrate-binding domain-containing protein, with amino-acid sequence MNFHQLRCFHAVALHGSFTAAARALFVGQPSITTHVKALEQRFGVELFSRHGHIVELTDTGQRLLSITHRIFTLETEAEETLRAAGGLLEGRIRVAAFDPVQVTQMVVAFGKRYPEVRVSVSFGNSGELSGSLLELQSDVAVLPRLGDKRFFSVPYRRAKIALLVGASHPWFERSDIHVGELEGQRIVTRESGSMQQKVFDDYLADCGVSVRRVLEIDSQDAIREAIAAGVGVGIALDAIYQDSRLRILTIAEAPMFIDLELACLAERKEAPVIKAFFEVVQDLRNDLDCLKEAEEQKVGG; translated from the coding sequence ATGAATTTTCATCAGTTACGCTGCTTTCACGCGGTTGCCCTACACGGTAGCTTTACGGCGGCTGCGCGTGCGTTATTCGTCGGGCAGCCAAGTATCACCACGCATGTGAAAGCGCTTGAACAACGGTTTGGTGTGGAGCTGTTTTCACGGCATGGGCACATCGTCGAATTGACCGATACGGGGCAACGCTTGTTATCGATTACTCACCGTATTTTTACGCTGGAAACAGAGGCTGAAGAAACTCTGCGAGCCGCTGGCGGATTGCTGGAAGGACGCATCAGGGTGGCCGCTTTCGATCCGGTTCAGGTTACCCAAATGGTGGTTGCTTTTGGCAAGCGCTATCCAGAAGTCCGGGTGTCGGTGTCGTTTGGCAATTCCGGTGAATTGAGTGGAAGTTTGTTGGAATTGCAGTCAGATGTCGCGGTATTGCCGCGCCTGGGAGACAAGCGGTTTTTCTCGGTCCCTTATCGTCGGGCAAAGATCGCATTACTGGTAGGAGCAAGCCACCCTTGGTTTGAGCGCAGTGATATTCATGTCGGAGAGTTGGAAGGGCAGCGAATCGTCACTCGAGAAAGTGGCTCAATGCAGCAAAAGGTCTTTGATGATTATTTGGCCGATTGTGGCGTCAGTGTGCGTCGAGTATTAGAGATCGATAGTCAGGACGCGATACGCGAAGCCATTGCTGCGGGTGTCGGCGTGGGTATCGCGCTGGATGCCATTTATCAGGATTCGCGGCTTCGGATACTCACGATTGCAGAGGCACCGATGTTTATTGATCTGGAACTAGCCTGCCTGGCAGAGCGCAAAGAAGCGCCGGTAATCAAAGCCTTCTTCGAGGTAGTACAAGACTTACGCAACGATCTTGATTGCTTGAAGGAGGCGGAAGAGCAGAAAGTCGGCGGTTAA